The window AAACCAGCTGATCATTTCAAAATGAGGTGCAGTCAAGAAGGCCTATcaagataaaaaaatttgattctcTGATCATCggaaatagtaataataacatgaaatggttttcagcttttaaattataattgAGCGAGATTTAATGTAATTTGGTATGCAAGTTTTTATCACCTTcttgaatttgtaaaatatcattCGTTGTAGTTGTAAGAGACTAGTTGTAAATAGCTGCATGAGTATTcagataaaataatttatgacaGTAAAAACAACCATAGAATTTCAGAAATGCACCAAGATAGCCAATTAAATGACAATTATAATTTACAACAGCGACAAAGAAGCATTTTGAGTAAACTGcttgtcatatttttattttctgttcGAGAAGCCAAGCAGTGTTTGACGTTGGTAAGCCATTACAAGCAAGTACATTTTGATTGGCTGGCATTAATACAAGTACATTTTGATTGGCTGGAATTAATACAAGCAAGTTTTAATAGGTTAGGATcaatataaacaatttttttaacttcaaaTTGTTTGTGTGCACCTTACATAGCTTTTTTTGCAATAAGTTTGTTGTTACTGCAGTAATTGCTATTTGACCTAGTTAAAAAGATTGGCAGAACATTTCCATGTTGCTTGAATGACACACCGGTATATTACTCTCCATGTCAACAGTTTTAGTGATAGCTGACAACATCTGTTACTGAAAATTACTCAGAAATACTAAGAAATAACACAAGTGTAATATTTACAGGTCACAGATGAAGAGAAAAAAATGTTGGGTTTCTCAGCAATTGTTCAAACGCTGGCGTTTAGCGAGACAGTGGTTAGGCTTGTCTGTCACATCAACAACTCAACAGAGGACATAGAGATGGCGGTTGCTAAACTAAGATATGTCCTTGAAGAGATGAATCAGTAATAGTGTATGTCATAAAATGTGAGGTTTTATTATGTACAATAGACAGTCATGCTGCTATACGTGATGGTATTTACTGTACATAAAGCTGTACAGaacctacatgtacttactgttGCACCTTGAATATTCTTGTCAATATTGTGAagatttgtaaaaataatattttatgttgaGATCTATCTTAGTATTTCAGTAGCTACCAGTAACTAAGGTACCAGACAGGCTATAAGGTAACTGTCATATAAGAATTACAGATACTGTAATTCCAGGTTACTGGTTTTATAAGAATGCCTCCACACTGCCCTCATCTCACAGTAACAATCCTAATATAGCTACATATAAGCATTATTCTGCCCTCTCACtctttaatataaattattcaTTGAATTAAAAAAGCTTGGAATGCTACCAGAATTTAGTTTTGATTCTGAACAGGTAAAAGATGTAAATAACTGTATTGAGTGCAAGGAGGTAAGTAGCCAGCACCAGTAAGGCTTGAGCATTGCTGCATTGAAGGGTGTTGATCAGCAGGTTGACTCCTCCCGTCAGCAGGTTGGCTAAGAGGAAATAGAGGAGTCCATTATAGTTGATGGACTCGAGGATTTCACTTTTGTGTGATGATATGTTAACTGCAACGTAAAGTCATAACTTACAAATCACTGTTTGGAAACCAGACAGATAATCTTCAGCAAGTGGATTTATACCAAGTGCACTCTAGACTGCCAAATGATTATAAATAATGATAAATGGTGTGATGGGATGTTAGATGAGCGTACTGGTGCTGGCAGAGTTTTTGGTAGCTTTCTGTTGGAACTGACAAGCACAACAGATCTTAAAAGAAGCAGGTTAAACTCTCAGCAAGAATATTTGAAGACCCCAAACATTGAGAGATGTCCGCAAAGTCTCCCtagaggctggttcacactatgtcaCCATTTGTCGGCGTTGCCCTATCAGTGATCTTTTGTCCATTACGTGGTCTGTAAACTGAATGCATCATTGAGACAACGCAGATACTTTGGGTACAtttgaaactttcaaactttaccGTGTAGTTCGCCAAGGATCCACAACAACCTGCGCAGCGTGTACCACTTCGGCAATAGTGAGTGGCTTTTAGGAGTGAGTTTTATGTTCGATACATATTTTCCTTCATGACAGTTGCTGAGGGACTAGCATGTCAGCATTTCCACAACTGCATTGTGTAATGAGAATGCTATGCCTACGGAACATTTTGCTGATGTCCGCGAATGGGTTAGTGATAATGttaacattgttattacagacGTTTACCGAAGTATTGTGGGATTAACACCgacatacggcgatatagtgtgtaCCAGCCTTTACTAGCCAATCAGATAACTAGAATGTCATATAAATAGTCACAAATGTATGTAAGGTATACCATTGATCTATCAAAATTTCTGGCATTTTATAACCTGAGAAGCAACATTTCAATTTTCCTTGAAATTATCTTTTATGCCAACTAGCAAACCTATGGCTGAGCACATGCTAAAAAAATTAGATAGCATCTACCACCAATCTGCAGCTACAAATTGTCAGAACATTTCCATGCCGTTTCACTGACACATCATTCTCCAACGTACAAGCAAATAAACAGTTTTAGTGACAGCAGCGATTGCTGACAGCATCTCCTGCCAATAACTGTTTTCAGGTCAGAATGAAACAATCATTCCAACACTGACAATGCATAGCTAGTATATAGAACAGAGTGGTGAAACTCAACGAtggtaaaattaattaaatataaaatagttcACGAACCTGTAAACATCAGTTCCAGTGAGCGACTAACAGCTGCAACAGCAAGCATGGCTGCAACAACTAGTAAGCTGTGGTGTACCTACAAAAGCCCTAATAATTATTCAAAAGCAGACCCTTGACACGCATAACTTCATAAACCCGATAACACCCCACTTGCAATGAGACAACTATGGAGCTGATACTAGTTTGTTTGAAGGAGACACACCAGCGATAAACACTAACCAGAACAGTGACTCTAAAATATCAAATAGAAGCTCTATCAGATACAGAAAagcattattatttaattaaatgaGCCAAAGTTGTCTTTGATTTTTCACAAGTGTAAATTCTCTGCGTAACAACACATTTTGCTGGTCACTGTGTTTTTTGGCATTTTGGCAATAGAAATGATGTTTGGAAAGTAaagaataataattaaaatattaagcGTGCCTTCAAGTCCTACTTTAGCAATAAATTGACAGACAACTGTCAATTGGGATATTCAGCAGCCAGCCTTACTGGCCTGAAGTCTTATATGAAGGACCCACTGCTACACACTACCCACCGTCCACAGAATAAATGGCAGGTTAGCAACTCTCCTAGAAGTGTGCATTCCATAACTCTCAGCTGCCATTTGAGCCAATAGAGAGCCGACACTGATGACGAGCAGTACCACACCCAGCCTCACATGAGCACTGACACTAGACCTAAAACGTGAGCCCTAGGTTAGTAAAGAGAGCTATAATTGCTCAGCAAAACTTTTGAATAAATCGACTACATAAACGAGTAGGTTCAGAGTGTAGAGACTTAATGCAATGAtttaataaatctgctaacaaaTGGCCCATATAGAGACAACTGAAAAGCATATGATCTTATGGTCATTTGTAAAAACTTCTTGTATGCTTTTCATATTGATCTCCATTCACCAGGACTGCACAAACCAAGCAAAAACAGAGATGAACTTGGATTATAGTCAATTTGCAGTTAAAATGTGTTCGACTTCATTGCAATATGCAACTGATCATAAATCTAAGCTAAGTACAGAGAAGCACAAGAGTATAGAAGAAGTATAGAGAAAGCACAAGAGGCAACAACTCCAAAACAGAGaaaatgcatgtacatgtatttgaaattgttttttgttttgaattagacatgaaaagtatttaatattaaacattatctattttttactttttaccaATTATGCAATAATTGTGAATAAACAAAACTAACCTTTTTTGCTGAAAGATAACTTGGCCAATGGTGACGCCGATGAAGTACAGAGACATGTATCCAAATAGGGAGAATATTCCTTCTCTGTTAGCAGAGACAAAGCTTTCATTCCTTCCGCCATCTCTCAAAATGTAGCGTTGCAGACCAGCAGACAGTAGGTACTGGTAGGTGGCTGCAAAGGATAGCCCAAGGAAAAGTGCTTTAGAAGGCTTCAGCAGCGTGAGGAGGAGTGTGCATATAATCTGCAACAGCGTTGCACCAGTTCTCTAATTACGAGCTACTATTCATAACTAACGTCACAACATAAGCTTCCCATAGATGACATACAATATAGAATGTGGCAGTTCTTGAAGGTACATTTTTAGTCAGcgtgcaataatctcacaaggTTTATTGTATTTGAAAAGTTAATCGCCTCTCCACCAGCAAAACAACTTTTTTACCGTTTTTATTTTTAGACTAGCATTCCACAGTCATGGCTAatgatatattattaaatttttattgatcTCTCTTTTGAATTCATAAAATTTCATTAAAGATTAGTTTTAAACAGTTgcataaaataagacaacagaAACACACACACAATTTCCGGAATATACTAAAATAGCTAACTAAATGACAATGAAATATGCAACAGGAACtcattttacttatttttactCATTGCTTTAATAGTATACAAATGAGACACACTTTTAACTAAATACATTTGATGCATATTTTAAACTCAGGCAAAATACCGTATAACATGTTTGAAACACTGTGATATCTAGAGTCATTTGATAAGTGTATTGCTTCATTTACAATCGACTAATGAGGGTACTGCTCCATTCACAGTCAGTGAATAGAGATCATTGCTTACCCTAGTTGCTGCTAAGGTCATGAAGA of the Watersipora subatra chromosome 4, tzWatSuba1.1, whole genome shotgun sequence genome contains:
- the LOC137392887 gene encoding uncharacterized protein; translation: MDDKLRKEKELFVSNLNGTTWQEIDCLQLMQPLCVILLSSFMSFMCQGVKFPAPHLCITTLRYATDFALSVLPLLAALTVFVEYAAVFAQVLIVCVILLLAVTCNNYRKVSWKDLWNRQMNCDYISWYRAYVNLLTAICILAVDFKVYPRRLAKTETFGTGLMDIFVGAFIMCNSLVCKEARDPSLEFSCAREKLSSVKKVLTSSLPLTILGVARLTVTKSSNYQGHVSEYGVHWNFFMTLAATRIICTLLLTLLKPSKALFLGLSFAATYQYLLSAGLQRYILRDGGRNESFVSANREGIFSLFGYMSLYFIGVTIGQVIFQQKRSSVSAHVRLGVVLLVISVGSLLAQMAAESYGMHTSRRVANLPFILWTVHHSLLVVAAMLAVAAVSRSLELMFTVNISSHKSEILESINYNGLLYFLLANLLTGGVNLLINTLQCSNAQALLVLATYLLALNTVIYIFYLFRIKTKFW